From Kineosporia corallincola, one genomic window encodes:
- a CDS encoding GTP pyrophosphokinase: protein MIEFARGMQRDFNRFVMEYRFAVDEVLTKVTILREEFLHLQRYNPIEHVSSRVKTPESILRKVVRKQCEPTLPAIRRNITDIAGIRITCSFIADTYRLLEALTSQSDVRVVEIKDYIAHPKPNGYKSLHAIIEIPVFLSTGPVPVIVEVQIRTIAMDFWASLEHKIFYKYDGEVPGHLVRELTEAAGTAGEMDRRMEQLHTHIRGPVHENDAASGTVAGIDEKLLRQLWELLPGKDSQDPRDRLR, encoded by the coding sequence ATGATCGAGTTCGCCCGGGGCATGCAGCGCGACTTCAACCGGTTCGTGATGGAGTACCGCTTCGCGGTGGACGAGGTGCTGACCAAGGTCACCATCCTGCGGGAGGAGTTCCTGCACCTCCAGCGGTACAACCCGATCGAGCACGTGTCGTCGCGGGTGAAGACGCCGGAGAGCATCCTGCGCAAGGTGGTGCGCAAGCAGTGCGAGCCCACCCTGCCCGCGATCCGCCGCAACATCACCGACATCGCCGGCATCCGGATCACGTGCAGCTTCATCGCCGACACCTACCGGCTGCTGGAGGCCCTGACCTCGCAGAGCGACGTGCGGGTGGTCGAGATCAAGGACTACATCGCGCATCCCAAACCCAACGGCTACAAGAGCCTGCACGCGATCATCGAGATCCCGGTGTTCCTGTCCACCGGGCCGGTGCCGGTCATCGTCGAGGTGCAGATCCGCACCATCGCCATGGACTTCTGGGCCAGCCTGGAACACAAGATCTTCTACAAGTACGACGGAGAGGTGCCCGGGCACCTGGTGCGCGAGCTGACCGAGGCGGCCGGCACGGCGGGGGAGATGGACCGCCGCATGGAACAGCTGCACACGCACATCCGCGGCCCGGTGCACGAGAACGACGCGGCTTCCGGCACGGTCGCGGGCATCGACGAGAAACTGCTGCGCCAGCTCTGGGAACTGCTGCCCGGAAAAGACTCTCAGGATCCGCGGGACCGGCTCCGGTAG